The genomic DNA TCGATCCCGGCGCGTTCGTCACGAGTGTGCCGCCGTGGCGACTGTTCGCCGGCGGTGTGCTCGTCGGGGTCGGCACCAGACTCGGCAAGGGGTGTACCGCGGGCCACGGCGTCTGCGGACTGGGGTCGCGGTCGCGCACCTCCCTCGTCAACGTCGCCCTGTTCGTCGGCGTGGCGATCGCGACCGTAGCCGTCTTCGGCGCGCTGGGGGTGGCGGCGTGAGTGACGCGTCGACGGACGGACGACACCCGCTGTTCTACCCGGTGATCGTACTCGGCGGGCTCGTCCAGGGGTTCGGACTCGCCTACAGCGGGATGGCGCGCCCGGAGGTCGTCCTCGACTTCCTCCAGCTCGAGGACCTCGGACTGGTGTTCGTGATGGGTGGTGCGGCAGTCGTCTCGGGGGTCGTGTTCGCCGTCGTACCGCGTCTGTTCGGGCGGGCGCCGCTCACCGGCGACGAACACGGGCGTCGGACGAAGTCGATGGATCGCAACGTCGTGTACGGTGGCGTCGTGTTCGGCGTCGGCTGGGGGATCTCTGGGATCTGCCCCGGTGCCGCCTACGCCAGTCTC from Halobaculum sp. MBLA0147 includes the following:
- a CDS encoding DUF6691 family protein, with the translated sequence MSDASTDGRHPLFYPVIVLGGLVQGFGLAYSGMARPEVVLDFLQLEDLGLVFVMGGAAVVSGVVFAVVPRLFGRAPLTGDEHGRRTKSMDRNVVYGGVVFGVGWGISGICPGAAYASLGVGNLPILWGVAGMFLGAYAQGYWRSRSTGGATAPTPTGDD